One genomic segment of Balneolaceae bacterium includes these proteins:
- a CDS encoding dihydroorotate dehydrogenase-like protein — protein MNLETKYLGLSLKNPLVPSASPLSSEVDKVKKLEDAGASAVVMYSLFEEQITMENEALDHFLNTPQESYAEALSYFPEPQTYHNLHAEDYLEQIETLKNAVDIPVIASINGISEGGWMSYAKKMEEAGADALELNIYYIAADPDLTSTEVEEMYINDVKAVKKTVNIPVSVKLGPYFSAFGNMATRIEKAGADGLVLFNRFYQPDFNLEDLEVEPSLAPSSSFEKRLPLRWIAMLRPHLSCSLAATTGIHTAKDVIKMILAGADVAMMASVLLYKGSEVLTTMEKEIKLWMEEKEYASLDEMKGAMSSASVGDPSAFERANYIKVLQGFRLDNFR, from the coding sequence ATGAATTTAGAAACAAAATACCTTGGCCTTTCCCTTAAAAATCCTCTTGTTCCGTCGGCCTCCCCGCTTTCAAGCGAAGTGGACAAAGTTAAAAAACTTGAGGATGCCGGTGCATCAGCAGTGGTGATGTATTCTCTGTTTGAGGAGCAGATTACTATGGAAAATGAGGCACTTGACCATTTTTTGAACACTCCGCAGGAAAGCTATGCCGAAGCACTCAGTTATTTTCCGGAGCCGCAAACATATCACAATCTTCATGCGGAAGATTATCTTGAGCAAATAGAAACTCTTAAGAATGCCGTGGATATTCCCGTCATTGCCAGTATCAACGGTATATCAGAAGGGGGATGGATGTCGTACGCCAAAAAAATGGAAGAAGCCGGAGCAGATGCTCTTGAACTCAATATTTACTATATCGCAGCCGATCCCGATTTGACATCGACCGAAGTTGAGGAGATGTATATCAATGATGTAAAAGCTGTAAAAAAAACGGTGAACATCCCGGTGTCGGTAAAACTTGGCCCATACTTTAGTGCCTTTGGAAACATGGCCACCCGTATTGAAAAAGCCGGAGCCGACGGCCTCGTCTTATTTAATCGGTTCTACCAACCCGACTTTAACCTTGAAGACCTTGAAGTTGAGCCAAGTCTCGCACCAAGCAGCTCTTTTGAAAAAAGGCTGCCGTTACGCTGGATCGCTATGTTGCGGCCACATCTGTCTTGCAGTTTAGCCGCCACAACAGGAATTCACACCGCAAAAGATGTGATAAAAATGATATTGGCTGGTGCCGATGTTGCCATGATGGCTTCTGTACTTCTCTATAAAGGTTCCGAAGTGTTAACTACTATGGAAAAAGAGATTAAACTCTGGATGGAAGAAAAAGAGTATGCTTCTCTTGATGAAATGAAAGGAGCTATGAGCTCTGCCTCTGTCGGAGATCCAAGCGCCTTTGAAAGAGCTAATTACATTAAAGTATTGCAAGGTTTTCGATTAGACAATTTTAGATAA
- the nifJ gene encoding pyruvate:ferredoxin (flavodoxin) oxidoreductase, with the protein MSKHMVTIDANEAAAYVAHKLSEVIAIYPITPASPMGEWSDEWSMAGKKNIWGTVPDVIELQSEGGAAGTLHGALQTGAMASTFTASQGLLLMMPNLYKIAGELTPAVVHVAARTVATHALSIFGDHSDAMAVRPTGMAMLSSNSVQEAMDMALIAHAATLESRIPFLHFFDGFRTSHEVQKIQQIDPEIMNQMIDENWVIAHRKRALTPDKPVLRGTAQNPDVFFQARETVNSYYNACPDIVQKTMDTFAELGGRSYKLFQYHGPEDADRVIILMGSGAETAHETVERLNAQGEKVGLIKVRLFRPFSMSHLIESLPETVKGIAVLDRTKEPGSAGEPLYNDVLAAMHENRSEKWKDFTHDVKVINGRYGLSSKEFTPPMIKTIFDELEEEKPKNHFTIGIHDDLTNTSLEYSDEAWETEEGVFEGLFYGLGADGTVSANKNSIKIIGNNTDNYAQGYFVYDSKKSGATTVSHLRFGPNPIRSAYLIDKAKFVACHQFQFLSKLDMLQHAKKGATFLLNAPYDKDEVWDNIPDKVQKQIIDKELKFYSIDAYKVAKDTGMGTRINTVMQTCFFAISGILPTDKAILLIKDAIKKAYGNKGEKILKSNYAAVDNSLENLFEIEVPDKATSDVEMKPPVPEEAPEYVQKVIAEIIAGNGDDLPASAFEPDGTFPTGTTKWEKRNIAMEIPVLEPDICIQCGKCTLVCPHAVIRMKAFDGELLEASPETFKYMDARGREWPDNTKISIQVSPEDCTGCELCVEVCPAKDRKKVSRKALNMAPIDPLIEQEKENWDFFLTLPEYDRSELKTETVKGAQFLEPLFEFSGACAGCGETPYIKLITQLYGDRMVIANATGCSSIYGGNLPSTPYTTNSDGYGPAWSNSLFEDNAEFGLGFRLTIDKQQEQARNLLKNMNGAIDSELKEAILNEDQSTEPGIYEQRERVKKLKKILEDSDVENGKMLHSLADYLVRKSVWIFGGDGWAYDIGYGGLDHVLASGRDVNILVMDTEVYSNTGGQCSKATPLGAVAKFAAAGKRVAKKDLGLMSVNGGKAYVARVAMGANDMQTMKAIIEAERYPGPSIIIAYSHCIAHGYDMKNGLTQQKLAVDSGYWPLFRYDPSLANEGKNPFQLDSKAPKIDLKDYAYNEMRYLMLAKAQPKIAKELMTQAQKEVKEQWKIYEKYEKMYEPNGEE; encoded by the coding sequence ATGTCAAAACATATGGTAACCATTGACGCAAATGAAGCTGCGGCGTATGTCGCTCATAAACTAAGTGAAGTAATCGCCATCTACCCGATCACCCCGGCCTCTCCGATGGGAGAATGGTCAGATGAATGGTCCATGGCCGGGAAAAAAAATATCTGGGGCACAGTACCTGATGTGATTGAACTACAAAGTGAAGGCGGTGCGGCAGGAACCCTGCACGGCGCTCTTCAAACGGGTGCTATGGCCTCTACATTTACGGCTTCTCAGGGTTTACTGCTCATGATGCCCAATCTCTATAAAATTGCCGGAGAATTGACGCCTGCTGTAGTACATGTAGCTGCACGAACCGTTGCTACTCATGCACTTTCCATCTTCGGAGACCACAGTGATGCCATGGCTGTACGTCCAACGGGCATGGCAATGTTAAGTTCTAACAGTGTGCAGGAAGCGATGGACATGGCCTTAATTGCACACGCAGCTACTCTTGAATCAAGAATTCCTTTCCTCCACTTTTTTGATGGATTCAGAACCTCACATGAAGTTCAAAAAATTCAGCAGATCGATCCTGAAATCATGAATCAGATGATCGATGAGAACTGGGTTATTGCTCATAGAAAGCGGGCATTAACACCGGATAAACCTGTACTTCGGGGTACGGCACAAAACCCGGACGTATTCTTCCAGGCCCGGGAAACGGTGAATTCATATTATAATGCCTGTCCCGATATCGTTCAAAAAACAATGGACACGTTTGCTGAACTGGGCGGACGTTCTTATAAACTATTCCAATATCATGGCCCGGAAGATGCTGATCGTGTAATTATCCTCATGGGTTCTGGTGCTGAAACGGCTCATGAAACTGTTGAAAGACTCAATGCACAAGGCGAAAAAGTGGGTCTTATTAAAGTACGTCTTTTCAGGCCGTTCAGCATGTCTCACTTAATAGAGTCGCTTCCGGAAACTGTAAAAGGTATTGCCGTTCTTGACCGTACAAAAGAACCGGGTAGTGCAGGAGAACCTCTTTATAATGATGTTCTGGCTGCGATGCATGAAAATCGTTCAGAAAAATGGAAAGATTTTACCCATGATGTAAAAGTGATTAACGGCCGATATGGACTCTCCTCTAAAGAGTTTACCCCTCCTATGATTAAAACTATTTTTGATGAACTTGAGGAAGAGAAACCAAAAAATCACTTCACAATTGGCATTCATGATGATCTGACCAATACAAGCCTTGAATACAGCGATGAGGCCTGGGAAACTGAAGAAGGTGTATTTGAAGGATTATTCTACGGACTGGGAGCTGACGGCACGGTAAGTGCCAACAAGAACTCCATAAAAATTATTGGTAACAATACCGACAACTATGCGCAGGGTTATTTCGTGTATGACTCGAAAAAATCAGGTGCAACAACGGTATCTCACCTGCGATTCGGTCCCAACCCGATCCGGTCAGCCTATTTGATTGACAAGGCTAAATTTGTGGCTTGTCACCAGTTCCAGTTTCTAAGCAAGCTGGATATGCTGCAACATGCCAAAAAAGGAGCAACATTCCTCTTGAATGCTCCCTATGATAAAGATGAAGTTTGGGACAACATCCCGGATAAGGTTCAAAAACAGATCATCGATAAGGAGCTGAAATTCTACAGCATTGATGCTTATAAGGTGGCCAAAGATACGGGAATGGGTACTCGCATCAATACAGTAATGCAAACCTGTTTCTTTGCCATTTCAGGCATTCTTCCAACTGATAAAGCAATTTTGCTGATTAAGGATGCCATCAAGAAAGCGTATGGTAACAAAGGCGAGAAGATTTTGAAAAGCAACTATGCTGCTGTAGACAACTCTCTTGAGAACCTTTTTGAAATTGAAGTACCCGATAAGGCAACTTCAGATGTTGAAATGAAACCACCTGTTCCTGAAGAAGCTCCTGAGTATGTACAAAAAGTGATTGCTGAAATTATTGCCGGAAATGGCGATGATCTTCCCGCAAGTGCTTTTGAACCGGATGGAACCTTCCCAACAGGAACCACAAAATGGGAAAAACGAAATATTGCCATGGAGATTCCTGTACTGGAACCGGATATCTGTATTCAATGTGGTAAGTGTACGCTGGTTTGTCCCCATGCTGTAATCCGGATGAAGGCGTTTGACGGAGAACTTCTTGAAGCCTCTCCCGAAACCTTTAAGTATATGGATGCACGTGGCCGTGAATGGCCGGATAATACCAAGATCAGTATCCAGGTTTCACCGGAAGACTGTACAGGTTGTGAGCTTTGTGTGGAAGTTTGTCCGGCAAAAGACAGGAAAAAAGTCAGCCGTAAAGCTCTTAACATGGCGCCGATTGACCCACTTATCGAACAGGAAAAAGAGAACTGGGATTTCTTCCTTACACTACCTGAATACGATCGTTCTGAACTGAAAACAGAAACGGTTAAAGGGGCCCAGTTCCTGGAACCACTCTTTGAATTTTCAGGTGCCTGTGCCGGTTGTGGTGAAACTCCATACATCAAACTAATTACACAACTGTATGGCGATCGAATGGTAATTGCAAATGCCACAGGTTGTTCTTCCATCTATGGCGGCAACCTGCCATCTACGCCATATACCACAAACAGTGATGGGTACGGACCTGCCTGGTCGAACTCCCTGTTTGAAGATAATGCCGAGTTTGGCCTTGGTTTCCGACTCACAATTGACAAACAACAGGAACAAGCCCGTAATTTATTGAAAAATATGAACGGGGCGATTGATTCAGAGTTGAAAGAAGCTATTCTGAATGAGGATCAATCTACTGAACCGGGAATCTATGAGCAGCGCGAACGTGTGAAAAAGCTCAAAAAGATCCTCGAAGATTCCGATGTAGAGAATGGCAAGATGCTTCACAGCCTGGCTGATTACCTTGTGCGTAAAAGCGTCTGGATCTTTGGCGGTGACGGATGGGCCTATGATATCGGATACGGCGGCCTTGATCATGTACTGGCAAGCGGCCGCGATGTAAATATTCTTGTGATGGATACGGAGGTTTACTCCAACACCGGGGGACAGTGCTCCAAAGCAACACCGCTTGGTGCCGTAGCTAAATTCGCAGCCGCTGGTAAACGAGTGGCCAAGAAAGACCTTGGGCTGATGTCCGTCAATGGCGGTAAAGCCTACGTGGCAAGAGTAGCGATGGGTGCAAACGACATGCAAACGATGAAAGCGATTATTGAAGCCGAAAGATATCCCGGACCCTCAATTATCATCGCATACAGTCACTGCATTGCACATGGATATGACATGAAGAATGGATTAACGCAGCAGAAACTTGCAGTTGATTCTGGCTATTGGCCGCTCTTCAGATACGATCCGTCTTTAGCAAACGAAGGGAAAAATCCGTTCCAGCTCGATTCCAAAGCACCTAAGATAGATCTGAAAGATTACGCATACAACGAGATGCGGTATCTGATGCTCGCCAAAGCGCAACCGAAGATTGCGAAAGAGCTCATGACACAAGCTCAAAAAGAAGTGAAGGAGCAGTGGAAGATCTACGAGAAATACGAAAAAATGTATGAACCCAATGGGGAGGAATAG
- a CDS encoding 4Fe-4S dicluster domain-containing protein, whose product MSVFITDTCINCAACEPECPNQAIYEPGAEWSMAEGTELSGTVSLLNGTEVDADEMQEPLSDEFYFIVPDKCTECTGFHEEEQCIAFCPVPDCIIPDPDHEDSEDELMARHDFLHG is encoded by the coding sequence ATGTCAGTTTTTATCACCGATACATGTATCAATTGCGCAGCATGCGAACCAGAATGCCCAAATCAGGCAATTTACGAACCCGGTGCCGAATGGTCTATGGCCGAGGGAACTGAACTTTCGGGTACAGTCTCTCTTTTAAACGGAACCGAGGTTGACGCAGATGAAATGCAGGAACCGCTTTCAGACGAGTTTTATTTTATTGTTCCTGACAAATGCACAGAGTGTACAGGATTCCATGAAGAGGAACAGTGCATTGCATTTTGCCCGGTTCCCGATTGTATTATTCCGGATCCGGATCATGAAGACAGTGAAGATGAACTTATGGCAAGACACGATTTCTTGCACGGATAA
- a CDS encoding Rrf2 family transcriptional regulator produces the protein MFSASCHYGLQAMFYIASHSTEEINVDLNTIAHEQDIPKHFLSKILQLLVKNKLLISMKGPNGGFRLSRPADSITLIEIVEAIDGLDIFKQCGIGFRECDESDPCPIHTDYKKIRDHVRYLFEQKTLNALTKDELGGDFLTNIAT, from the coding sequence ATGTTTTCAGCATCATGCCATTATGGATTACAGGCAATGTTTTACATCGCATCTCACTCTACAGAAGAAATCAATGTAGACTTGAATACAATTGCGCATGAACAAGACATTCCAAAACATTTTTTAAGTAAAATTTTACAATTGTTAGTCAAAAACAAACTTCTCATTTCAATGAAAGGACCCAATGGAGGATTTCGTTTAAGCCGTCCTGCTGATTCAATAACACTCATTGAAATAGTAGAAGCCATCGATGGACTGGACATCTTTAAACAATGTGGAATTGGCTTTCGGGAGTGTGATGAAAGCGATCCATGCCCTATCCATACTGACTATAAAAAAATTAGAGATCATGTAAGATATCTGTTTGAGCAAAAAACATTGAATGCCCTTACAAAAGACGAACTGGGAGGAGATTTTCTTACAAACATTGCCACATAG
- a CDS encoding Rrf2 family transcriptional regulator, with amino-acid sequence MFSTSCHYGLQAMIFIALHASENENVGLTTIAKEQDIPKHFLSKILQMLVKHKLLVSMKGPTGGFNLNRPADEITLIEVIEAIDGLDMFNKCGIGFKRCNDEHPCPIHHDYKKVRNRIQELFETKTLNELVKDVERGDSIVSLGKPQDSLEGFENVYRQSELIQILHCLYSQMEILNQVQDDVSFAKPSYI; translated from the coding sequence ATGTTTTCAACCTCATGCCATTACGGTCTCCAGGCAATGATATTTATTGCTCTGCACGCTTCAGAAAATGAAAATGTAGGGCTCACTACAATTGCCAAAGAGCAAGATATACCCAAACATTTTCTCAGCAAAATCCTTCAAATGCTGGTGAAGCATAAATTGCTTGTATCTATGAAAGGGCCTACGGGCGGATTCAATTTAAATCGTCCGGCTGATGAAATAACACTCATCGAAGTTATTGAAGCGATCGATGGATTGGACATGTTTAATAAATGCGGAATAGGATTCAAACGATGTAATGATGAACATCCATGCCCTATTCATCACGATTACAAAAAGGTCAGAAATCGCATCCAGGAGCTTTTTGAAACCAAAACACTCAATGAGCTGGTAAAAGATGTGGAGAGAGGGGATAGTATAGTAAGCCTGGGTAAACCTCAGGATAGTTTAGAAGGCTTTGAAAACGTGTATCGTCAATCTGAACTGATTCAGATTCTCCATTGTCTTTATAGCCAGATGGAGATCCTGAATCAAGTTCAGGATGACGTAAGTTTTGCAAAGCCTTCTTATATTTGA
- a CDS encoding 4Fe-4S dicluster domain-containing protein, whose product MALLINDRCINCGYCEKECPNQAIYEPGMEWTLSEGTTLKGRFTLFNGRNADVNDEHEPLSETYYFIVPEKCAECKNIYSEPQCMVVCPNPESIVVHPGYKETEAELTEKQALLNQQTFTTKT is encoded by the coding sequence ATGGCCTTATTGATCAACGACAGATGCATTAATTGTGGATACTGTGAAAAAGAGTGTCCAAACCAAGCCATTTATGAACCTGGAATGGAGTGGACATTATCAGAAGGTACAACATTGAAGGGGCGTTTCACTCTGTTTAACGGCAGGAACGCAGATGTAAATGATGAACACGAACCTCTGTCGGAAACCTATTATTTCATTGTTCCTGAAAAATGCGCAGAGTGTAAGAATATTTATTCAGAACCTCAGTGTATGGTTGTCTGTCCTAATCCTGAAAGCATTGTTGTGCATCCCGGCTATAAAGAGACAGAAGCAGAATTGACCGAAAAACAGGCATTACTTAATCAACAAACCTTTACCACAAAAACTTAA
- a CDS encoding NADH-quinone oxidoreductase subunit M: MELQIFGIGILTWLVFIPIVGMAAVLLIPGKNENAIRWTAAVSTGIQLVLAVIIFSVFDRTKIGINEAESFQFVEHLSWITVDSVPWVGRIEITYFLGLDGLSVIMVILTALIGFIGVISSWNIDKMVKGYFALYLLLVTGMMGVFVALDFFLFFIFWEVMLLPMYFLIGLWGGPRREYAAIKFFLYTFVGGILMLITMLALYFSVAYTDPATGETIHTFNMLHMMNPENFIDGGLLTGVDTTWRYVAWMALFINFAIKIPLFPFHTWLPDAHVEAPTPISVILAGILLKLGAYGLLRINFPIFPDATIYFVYFMATLGMISIIYGALCAMAQDDFKKLIAYSSISHMGIVVLGIAALNTQGMVGGVLQMFNHGIITAVLFLSVGVLYDRTHTRGLYDFGGIANQMPKYTGIAMIGMFAGLGLPGLNGFVSELFSFLGAFQAYKWITIVSVTGIIFTAGYILWTIQRVFLGERPEKLKDLKDLTPREILAFTPLIILIIFLGIYPAPAIELMNTSLSFLVEFVTN, from the coding sequence ATGGAACTTCAAATATTTGGCATCGGCATTCTAACCTGGCTTGTGTTTATCCCGATTGTAGGAATGGCAGCCGTTTTACTGATTCCCGGAAAAAACGAAAATGCTATTCGCTGGACGGCTGCTGTCTCCACTGGAATCCAACTTGTCCTGGCTGTCATTATCTTTTCTGTTTTTGACCGAACAAAAATCGGGATTAACGAAGCCGAAAGTTTCCAGTTTGTGGAGCATCTCAGCTGGATCACGGTTGATTCGGTTCCCTGGGTTGGGCGTATAGAAATAACCTACTTCCTGGGTCTGGACGGACTCAGTGTCATCATGGTCATCCTGACAGCACTCATCGGTTTCATAGGAGTCATCTCTTCGTGGAACATCGACAAGATGGTGAAAGGATATTTTGCCCTTTACCTTCTTCTTGTAACGGGAATGATGGGAGTTTTTGTAGCGCTCGATTTCTTCCTCTTCTTCATTTTTTGGGAAGTAATGCTTTTGCCGATGTACTTTTTAATCGGCCTTTGGGGCGGCCCGCGGCGGGAATATGCAGCCATCAAGTTTTTCCTCTACACATTTGTAGGCGGCATCTTAATGCTGATTACTATGCTTGCACTCTACTTTAGCGTTGCTTACACAGATCCCGCAACCGGTGAGACCATTCATACATTCAATATGCTGCATATGATGAACCCGGAGAATTTCATTGATGGCGGACTTCTGACTGGGGTGGATACAACCTGGCGTTACGTTGCATGGATGGCACTGTTTATCAACTTTGCAATTAAGATTCCTCTTTTTCCATTTCACACATGGCTGCCCGATGCCCACGTTGAAGCTCCGACACCTATCAGCGTAATTCTTGCCGGTATTCTACTGAAGCTTGGAGCGTATGGCCTGCTCCGTATTAACTTCCCGATTTTTCCGGATGCCACAATCTACTTCGTCTACTTTATGGCAACACTTGGAATGATCAGTATCATTTATGGAGCCCTTTGTGCAATGGCACAGGACGACTTCAAAAAACTGATTGCCTATTCATCCATCAGCCATATGGGAATTGTGGTTCTTGGAATAGCCGCACTTAATACACAGGGAATGGTAGGCGGAGTACTGCAGATGTTTAACCACGGTATTATTACAGCCGTACTCTTCCTTTCCGTTGGCGTACTTTACGACAGAACACACACTCGCGGTTTATACGACTTTGGAGGAATTGCCAACCAGATGCCTAAATATACGGGCATTGCGATGATCGGTATGTTTGCAGGCCTTGGCCTTCCGGGGCTGAACGGATTTGTAAGTGAGCTCTTCTCGTTTCTGGGTGCATTCCAGGCGTACAAGTGGATCACAATTGTATCCGTAACCGGTATCATCTTTACGGCGGGCTATATTTTGTGGACAATTCAGCGGGTATTCCTGGGCGAACGGCCTGAGAAACTAAAAGATCTCAAAGATCTGACTCCACGAGAAATTCTCGCTTTCACACCGCTGATTATCCTCATTATTTTTCTCGGTATTTATCCCGCGCCGGCCATTGAATTGATGAATACATCATTGAGCTTCCTGGTTGAATTTGTTACGAACTGA
- a CDS encoding NADH-quinone oxidoreductase subunit N, with translation MIEQTLYSISQFYPEIIIILTLCVIIIADLIIKNNKNTTGWILLGGFVLSGIAILLQTGQNGSMFYDMVVVDPFSVFFKLLLILAGIFIVLFSLKNRELDEYSSRKGEYYMLLSGMMLGMFMMVSSTNLLMIYIAFEITSISSYVLVGFTKKATSSAEASTKYIIYGAVSSGVMLYGISVLIGFTGAADLVAINEALLSRTDVPFIVNISILMILVGMGFKIAVVPFHFWAPDVYEGAPITIAAILAVASKTAAFGLLIRFFSVSFIDSEGVLETGIWQTIEGVQWTTLLGGMAALAMIVGNLTALRQDNIKRMLAYSSIAHAGYLLMGVVILAQEGLTSIMFYLVIYLFMNLGAFYVAMLFSNSIQTESIEKYKGLGFRAPLESIALTIFLISLTGLPPTGGFVAKLFIFSAAISGGWIWLVTIAGITTVISLFYYIRVVRNMFFYKPESDAGIINFDLSSKTILLILLIPVLVFGVYFSPILEFAKNSVQIFGM, from the coding sequence ATGATCGAACAAACATTATATAGCATTAGCCAGTTTTACCCGGAGATCATCATCATCCTGACGCTCTGTGTGATTATTATTGCCGATCTCATTATCAAAAATAACAAAAACACTACCGGCTGGATTTTGCTGGGTGGATTCGTCTTGTCAGGAATAGCCATTCTGTTGCAAACAGGACAAAATGGGTCCATGTTTTACGACATGGTTGTTGTTGATCCATTTTCTGTTTTTTTCAAATTACTGCTCATCCTTGCTGGAATTTTTATAGTTCTCTTTTCACTGAAGAACCGGGAGCTCGACGAATACTCTTCAAGAAAAGGTGAATACTACATGCTGCTGTCCGGTATGATGCTCGGCATGTTCATGATGGTAAGTTCAACCAACTTGCTGATGATTTACATTGCCTTTGAAATAACCAGTATCAGCTCTTATGTGCTGGTTGGATTTACCAAAAAAGCAACTTCATCAGCTGAAGCCTCCACCAAATATATCATTTATGGGGCGGTTTCTTCCGGTGTGATGTTATATGGCATCTCAGTTTTAATTGGATTTACAGGTGCTGCAGATCTTGTTGCAATTAACGAAGCGCTGCTGAGTCGAACTGATGTTCCCTTTATTGTGAATATATCCATCCTGATGATTTTAGTAGGTATGGGCTTCAAAATTGCAGTGGTACCTTTTCACTTCTGGGCGCCTGATGTTTATGAAGGAGCACCTATTACCATTGCTGCAATACTTGCAGTAGCATCTAAAACCGCTGCGTTCGGTTTGTTGATCCGGTTTTTCTCCGTCTCCTTTATCGATTCAGAAGGAGTATTGGAAACAGGAATTTGGCAAACTATTGAGGGAGTTCAGTGGACGACTCTTTTGGGAGGAATGGCGGCATTGGCGATGATAGTTGGAAATCTTACTGCACTCCGGCAAGATAACATTAAACGGATGCTTGCTTACTCAAGTATAGCTCATGCCGGATACCTTTTAATGGGGGTTGTTATTTTAGCCCAGGAAGGCTTGACTTCAATCATGTTTTACCTTGTCATATATCTGTTTATGAACCTGGGGGCTTTTTATGTAGCTATGCTCTTTTCAAATTCTATTCAAACTGAATCTATTGAAAAATATAAAGGTCTTGGATTCAGAGCTCCTCTTGAAAGTATAGCTTTAACAATTTTTTTAATCTCTCTGACAGGACTGCCCCCTACCGGAGGATTCGTAGCGAAACTTTTTATTTTCAGTGCCGCGATCAGCGGTGGCTGGATCTGGTTGGTAACAATTGCAGGTATCACTACTGTGATCTCTCTTTTCTATTATATCCGGGTAGTAAGAAACATGTTTTTCTACAAGCCGGAATCTGATGCAGGTATCATTAATTTCGATCTGTCATCTAAAACCATTTTACTAATTCTATTGATTCCGGTACTGGTGTTTGGAGTTTACTTTTCTCCAATCCTTGAGTTTGCCAAAAATTCTGTCCAAATATTTGGAATGTAA